A portion of the Vibrio coralliirubri genome contains these proteins:
- a CDS encoding MATE family efflux transporter → MLFVSSQSYVRKNFSLAWPLALNALLMQSMLMIDTLLVSPLGEIPLAAMGIATTIIAFVLGIQMALANGTQLVLSRAVGSGVSSSLSKAFWAGLFINLGVATLFWLLLTFFEQPLIQALTDDASLHSEISHYLDISKYIVIFTALTQVIIALFNGLGRTKVPFKGYLIELPINAVLSYVLIHGFSSFEGIGVQGAALGSVIAITVRLVYLVLCVHYDSSVSLKLDTEKSEFLTNIRRHFIEIFPVAANVTMLSIGATIYQLLYSQLNINAYVAITLVMPWIRAGTQFITAWAHSSAITISQAIGSKKMDDLTKNVDTSIDVAVGISVVCAVMFAGLSVVIADVYPDLDPSTYQALAVIAPLYIFLPIVRGYNTVHGHVLRALGKTTDVFKINFTGQWVVSIPLCALIIFGLDGSIFWAFAIQPFEEIVKAFPFRHLARKSLKEFDADKAKELMYD, encoded by the coding sequence GTGTTGTTTGTGTCTTCGCAATCGTACGTAAGGAAAAATTTCTCTCTCGCCTGGCCCCTAGCTTTAAACGCATTGTTGATGCAGTCGATGTTGATGATCGACACGTTGCTAGTTTCTCCGCTAGGTGAAATTCCTCTCGCCGCAATGGGCATTGCCACTACTATCATCGCGTTTGTGTTAGGTATCCAAATGGCCTTGGCGAACGGTACACAACTGGTTCTTAGTCGAGCTGTAGGTTCTGGTGTCTCTTCATCTCTATCTAAAGCATTTTGGGCGGGGTTATTTATCAACCTTGGCGTTGCGACACTGTTTTGGCTTCTGCTTACTTTTTTCGAACAACCTTTGATTCAAGCCTTAACCGATGACGCTTCTCTTCATTCAGAAATCAGCCACTATCTAGATATCTCGAAATACATTGTTATCTTTACCGCGTTAACGCAGGTGATCATCGCTTTGTTCAACGGCTTAGGAAGAACCAAAGTACCGTTTAAAGGTTACTTAATTGAATTGCCTATCAATGCTGTACTCTCGTATGTGCTGATTCATGGCTTCTCTAGTTTTGAAGGGATTGGAGTACAAGGTGCTGCGCTTGGCAGTGTTATTGCTATCACCGTTCGCCTTGTGTATCTGGTTCTATGTGTGCATTACGATTCATCTGTTTCATTGAAATTGGATACAGAAAAATCGGAGTTTCTTACCAACATTCGCCGCCACTTCATTGAAATATTCCCTGTAGCAGCGAACGTGACCATGCTGTCGATTGGCGCAACGATTTATCAATTGTTGTATTCGCAACTTAACATCAATGCTTACGTAGCAATTACTTTGGTGATGCCTTGGATTCGCGCCGGTACTCAATTCATTACTGCTTGGGCTCACTCTTCCGCGATTACCATCAGCCAAGCCATCGGCTCCAAGAAAATGGATGATCTGACCAAAAACGTTGATACCAGTATTGATGTTGCGGTGGGCATTTCGGTGGTTTGTGCAGTGATGTTTGCAGGTTTAAGTGTGGTAATTGCCGATGTGTACCCAGACTTAGATCCTTCTACGTACCAAGCATTGGCCGTGATTGCCCCACTCTACATCTTCTTGCCTATTGTTCGTGGTTACAACACGGTTCACGGGCATGTATTAAGGGCACTAGGCAAAACAACGGATGTGTTCAAAATTAACTTTACTGGACAATGGGTCGTTTCAATACCGTTATGTGCATTGATCATCTTTGGTTTAGATGGCTCAATCTTTTGGGCTTTTGCCATCCAACCCTTTGAAGAAATTGTCAAAGCGTTCCCTTTCCGTCACTTGGCTCGAAAGTCTCTTAAAGAGTTTGATGCCGACAAAGCTAAAGAGTTGATGTATGACTAA
- a CDS encoding IS5 family transposase gives MPKPRYKTTNWKQYNRSLINRGSLTFWIDEEAISGWAQSKQNKRGRPRRFSDLAITTALMVKRVFSMPLRALQGFIDSIFRLAHVPLSCPHYTCISRRAKQVEVSFKTKTRGAIQHLAIDATGLKVYGEGEWKVKKHGTDGKRRVWRKLHIAVDTNTHEIIAAELSLSTVTDGEVLPNLLKQTRRSILEVSGDGAYDTRACHAAIKIKGAIALIPPREGAAFWERGHPRNFAVGCQKLYDSNKYWKERYGYHKRSLSETAMYRVKQLLGGKLSLRNYNAQVGETYAMIKALNKLTGLGMPETCRID, from the coding sequence ATGCCTAAGCCTCGTTATAAAACAACCAACTGGAAGCAATACAACCGATCACTCATTAACCGTGGTTCTCTGACTTTTTGGATTGATGAAGAAGCAATAAGCGGATGGGCGCAAAGCAAACAGAATAAGCGCGGTAGGCCGCGTCGGTTCAGTGATTTAGCTATCACGACAGCACTCATGGTCAAACGAGTTTTTTCTATGCCATTGAGAGCGCTGCAAGGATTTATCGACTCGATATTTAGGTTAGCCCATGTACCGTTAAGTTGTCCGCATTACACCTGCATCAGTCGTAGAGCCAAGCAAGTTGAGGTTTCATTTAAGACTAAAACGAGAGGAGCGATACAGCACCTAGCCATTGATGCTACTGGCCTTAAGGTTTATGGCGAAGGTGAATGGAAAGTCAAAAAACATGGGACGGATGGCAAGCGTAGAGTCTGGCGAAAGCTGCATATTGCAGTCGATACCAACACTCATGAGATCATTGCCGCCGAGCTAAGTTTATCGACGGTTACAGATGGAGAAGTACTCCCGAACTTACTGAAACAAACACGCCGAAGTATCCTTGAGGTGTCTGGTGATGGCGCTTACGACACGAGAGCGTGTCACGCTGCTATTAAGATTAAGGGAGCTATTGCGCTTATTCCCCCAAGAGAAGGGGCTGCCTTCTGGGAGCGTGGTCACCCTCGAAATTTCGCCGTGGGTTGCCAGAAATTATACGACTCAAATAAGTATTGGAAAGAGCGGTATGGATACCACAAACGTTCACTCTCAGAAACAGCGATGTATCGAGTTAAACAGTTGCTAGGAGGGAAACTGAGCTTAAGAAATTACAATGCCCAGGTGGGTGAAACTTACGCGATGATAAAAGCGTTGAACAAGCTTACTGGGTTAGGTATGCCTGAAACTTGTCGTATTGACTAA
- a CDS encoding SDR family NAD(P)-dependent oxidoreductase: MFNDLKGKRILITGSTAGMGLATARVFAKYGAKIGINSRAFSPKVDDVLSELTALGGDVAFFPANLMDTLECERLVKEFTDHFGGMDVLINNAGGLGGRANLENIDDEFYERVMDLNVRSALMTTKFSIPHLRASAAESGQTSCVISTGSIAAREGGGVGAGIYAASKAWLHDIHRNWVKEFAQDNIRFNIVSPGTIDTAFHDGKSDDLKATIANNIPMGRFGNIDEVAPSFAFFASHACSGYITGQILDVNGGQITP; the protein is encoded by the coding sequence ATGTTTAACGATTTAAAAGGCAAACGCATTCTAATTACTGGCTCTACTGCTGGTATGGGTTTAGCTACCGCACGTGTCTTTGCAAAATACGGCGCAAAAATCGGCATCAATAGTCGTGCTTTCAGCCCAAAAGTCGATGACGTTCTATCTGAACTTACCGCACTGGGTGGCGATGTTGCTTTTTTCCCTGCAAACCTAATGGACACATTAGAGTGCGAAAGGTTAGTCAAAGAGTTTACTGATCATTTTGGTGGCATGGACGTGTTGATTAACAACGCCGGTGGCCTTGGTGGTCGCGCCAATCTAGAAAATATCGATGATGAGTTTTATGAGCGCGTAATGGACCTTAATGTTCGCTCTGCACTGATGACAACTAAGTTCTCTATCCCGCACTTACGCGCCTCTGCTGCTGAGTCCGGGCAAACATCTTGTGTGATTAGCACGGGCTCTATTGCCGCTCGCGAAGGCGGTGGTGTTGGTGCAGGCATCTATGCCGCGTCTAAAGCTTGGTTGCACGACATTCACCGTAATTGGGTGAAAGAGTTCGCACAAGACAATATCCGTTTCAACATTGTTTCACCAGGCACTATCGATACCGCATTTCACGATGGCAAGAGCGACGATTTGAAAGCGACCATTGCTAACAACATTCCAATGGGACGCTTTGGCAATATTGATGAAGTTGCTCCTTCATTTGCTTTCTTTGCATCGCACGCTTGCAGCGGTTACATCACAGGTCAAATCCTAGATGTTAATGGCGGACAAATAACGCCTTAG
- a CDS encoding FadR/GntR family transcriptional regulator — MSIFTLVEDSSRRIHVQVARQIARKILSGELEENQKLPSEMELCDIFGVSRTALRESTKLLSAKGLIESKPKVGTRIKPRTQWHFLDPQLLYWIQDLEDTKPFLSQFLGLRKAIDPEACALAATNATVEQRKELSILFQKMTIAANNFDYEEWTTNDHLFHQTIFLSTGNQFYIPFANILSTIFKQFIDHSAEGGRFCLEEHKAIYDAIMSGDAKQARIASQVLLDDENQKLSRVELAIA, encoded by the coding sequence ATGTCAATATTTACATTGGTGGAAGATTCAAGCCGCCGAATTCATGTTCAAGTGGCGAGACAAATTGCTCGCAAAATCTTGTCAGGCGAGTTAGAAGAAAATCAAAAGTTACCCAGCGAAATGGAGCTGTGCGATATCTTTGGAGTAAGCAGAACTGCCCTTCGAGAATCAACCAAGCTACTTTCGGCAAAAGGTTTAATCGAGTCGAAGCCAAAAGTGGGCACTCGTATCAAGCCGAGAACACAATGGCACTTCTTAGACCCGCAATTGCTGTACTGGATCCAAGATTTAGAAGATACCAAACCCTTCTTGTCTCAATTTTTAGGCTTAAGAAAAGCGATTGACCCGGAAGCGTGTGCACTCGCTGCAACCAATGCAACCGTTGAGCAACGCAAAGAGCTTTCGATTCTTTTCCAGAAGATGACTATCGCGGCAAATAACTTCGATTATGAAGAGTGGACGACCAACGATCACCTGTTTCACCAAACGATTTTCTTATCGACAGGTAATCAGTTTTACATTCCATTCGCCAATATTCTGTCGACTATCTTCAAGCAGTTTATCGACCACTCCGCTGAAGGCGGTCGCTTCTGTTTAGAAGAACACAAAGCGATTTACGACGCGATAATGTCAGGCGATGCCAAGCAAGCTCGAATTGCTTCTCAAGTCCTGCTAGACGATGAGAACCAAAAGCTATCTAGGGTTGAATTAGCCATCGCATAA
- a CDS encoding polysaccharide lyase family 7 protein translates to MFKKNMLAIALLSAVPIVSFANNGVSYPVPADKFDMRNWKITIPSDINEDGRVDEIEGVAMMSYSHSDFFHLDKDGNLVFEVQNQAITTKNSKNARSELRQMPRGADFSIDTADKGNQWALSSHPSASEYSAVGGTLEATLKVNHVAINAKYPEKYPAHSVVVGQIHAKKHNELIKAGTGYGHGNEPLKIFYKKFPDQEMGSVFWNYERNLEKKDPNRADIAYPVWGNTWENPAEPGEAGIALGEEFSYKVEVKGTMMYLTFETERHDTVKYEIDLSKGIDELDSPTGYAEDDFYYKAGAYGQCSVSDSHPVWGPGCGGTGDFAVDKKNGDYNSVTFSALKLNGK, encoded by the coding sequence ATGTTCAAAAAAAATATGCTTGCTATAGCTTTGCTATCAGCAGTACCTATTGTGTCGTTTGCAAATAATGGTGTGTCTTATCCAGTACCTGCGGATAAGTTTGATATGCGTAATTGGAAAATAACGATTCCTTCGGATATTAATGAAGATGGTCGTGTTGATGAAATAGAAGGGGTAGCTATGATGAGCTACTCACACAGTGATTTTTTCCATCTTGATAAAGACGGCAACCTTGTATTTGAAGTGCAGAACCAAGCGATTACGACGAAAAACTCGAAAAACGCGCGTTCTGAGTTACGCCAGATGCCACGTGGTGCTGACTTCTCTATCGATACTGCTGACAAAGGTAATCAATGGGCATTGTCTAGCCATCCATCAGCAAGCGAGTACAGTGCGGTTGGCGGAACACTAGAAGCGACACTAAAAGTGAATCACGTTGCGATTAACGCTAAGTACCCAGAAAAGTACCCAGCTCACTCGGTGGTTGTTGGTCAGATTCACGCTAAAAAACATAATGAGCTAATCAAAGCTGGAACTGGTTACGGGCATGGTAATGAACCACTAAAGATCTTCTATAAGAAGTTTCCTGACCAAGAAATGGGTTCAGTATTTTGGAACTATGAGCGTAACCTAGAGAAAAAAGATCCTAACCGTGCCGACATCGCTTACCCTGTTTGGGGTAACACTTGGGAAAACCCAGCGGAACCGGGTGAAGCGGGCATTGCTCTTGGTGAAGAGTTTAGTTACAAAGTGGAAGTGAAAGGCACCATGATGTACCTAACGTTTGAAACAGAGCGTCACGATACGGTTAAGTATGAAATCGACCTGAGCAAGGGTATTGATGAGCTTGACTCACCAACGGGTTATGCTGAAGATGATTTCTATTACAAAGCGGGCGCATACGGCCAATGTAGTGTGAGCGATTCTCACCCTGTATGGGGGCCAGGTTGTGGCGGTACTGGCGATTTCGCTGTCGATAAAAAGAATGGCGATTACAACAGTGTGACTTTCTCCGCGCTTAAGTTGAACGGTAAATAG